The following proteins come from a genomic window of Pyxidicoccus sp. MSG2:
- a CDS encoding Fe2+-dependent dioxygenase codes for MMVHIPNVLGAEQVAHCRAVMERAAWTDGRVTAGHQSGQVKKNLQLPEGGPEARELGALVLAGLERSALFVSAVLPQRVFPPLFNRYEPGMTFGSHVDNAIRGLPGMGGRIRTDVSATLFLSEPDSYDGGDLVVEDTYGNHAVKLPAGDLIIYPATSLHHVTPVTRGVRLASFFWVQSLVRDVSKRALLFDMDTAITQLNQEVPKSPAMVMLTGAYHNLLRQWAEP; via the coding sequence ATGATGGTCCACATCCCCAATGTCCTCGGCGCCGAGCAGGTGGCTCACTGCCGCGCCGTCATGGAGAGGGCTGCCTGGACGGATGGCCGCGTCACCGCCGGGCACCAGTCCGGACAGGTGAAGAAGAACCTGCAGCTCCCCGAGGGCGGGCCGGAGGCTCGCGAGCTGGGAGCGTTGGTGCTGGCGGGGCTGGAGCGCAGCGCGCTGTTCGTCTCGGCGGTGCTGCCGCAGCGCGTGTTCCCCCCGCTGTTCAACCGCTACGAGCCGGGGATGACCTTCGGCTCGCACGTGGACAACGCCATCCGCGGGCTGCCGGGCATGGGGGGACGCATCCGCACGGATGTGTCCGCCACCCTGTTCCTCTCCGAGCCGGACAGCTACGACGGCGGGGACCTGGTGGTGGAGGACACCTACGGCAACCACGCGGTGAAGCTGCCGGCGGGGGACCTCATCATCTACCCGGCGACGAGCCTGCACCACGTGACGCCGGTGACGCGCGGCGTGCGGCTGGCGTCGTTCTTCTGGGTGCAGAGCCTGGTGCGGGACGTGTCGAAGCGCGCGCTGCTCTTCGACATGGACACCGCGATTACGCAGCTCAACCAGGAGGTGCCCAAGAGCCCCGCCATGGTGATGCTGACGGGCGCGTACCACAACCTGCTGAGGCAGTGGGCGGAGCCGTAG